A window of the Dongshaea marina genome harbors these coding sequences:
- a CDS encoding TadE family protein: protein MNIRRQAGMTSLEFGLAGWSFLLTVLFLIGFSYMAYVASVVNYVATAAARDSKDYPNVLMKPDYYKNRFDDMKSKYGLAMHLVDTTHNKEHPENDALQVDVKLFTSPKDVNNYIEGEGHYVAPLIYNARLALFTVSYRISPIVLSNYAITIHRSVLTYLE from the coding sequence GTGAATATTCGGCGACAGGCTGGGATGACCAGCCTTGAGTTTGGGCTTGCGGGCTGGAGCTTCCTGCTGACGGTACTTTTTCTCATTGGCTTTAGCTATATGGCTTATGTTGCCAGTGTGGTTAATTATGTAGCGACAGCTGCCGCGAGAGACTCAAAAGATTACCCAAATGTCCTGATGAAACCTGATTATTATAAGAATCGCTTTGATGATATGAAGAGCAAGTATGGCCTGGCGATGCATCTTGTTGATACAACACATAATAAGGAGCATCCGGAGAATGATGCGCTACAGGTGGATGTTAAGCTTTTTACTAGCCCTAAAGATGTAAATAATTATATTGAAGGGGAGGGACATTATGTAGCGCCATTAATTTACAATGCTCGACTTGCTCTTTTTACAGTTAGCTATCGAATATCACCAATAGTATTATCAAATTATGCTATTACTATTCACCGAAGTGTATTGACCTATTTGGAGTAA
- the tadF gene encoding tight adherence pilus pseudopilin TadF has protein sequence MSRPTRLLKIFFNSNRGSFTIELALVFPVLILMLFFCVDLFSRVSTVGDLQKHSYAIANILANHEYVYKDSGSKPANFTHMDAQNLYLNALNMLRKDGHQVAIKYGAKREVGGGKLSMTIRIVQPNSPPTIINFDPGPAGSTDRIYDYHKWQDLSKMTGCPQGDMSKSYKYQETVLSKEVSLYQVDLCYTGGKIFLIDFLVNQG, from the coding sequence ATGTCAAGGCCAACCCGGTTGTTGAAAATATTTTTCAATTCAAATAGAGGCAGCTTTACGATTGAGCTTGCTTTGGTGTTTCCAGTATTGATCTTGATGCTATTTTTTTGCGTTGATCTTTTCAGCCGTGTAAGTACTGTAGGTGATCTACAAAAACATTCCTATGCCATCGCAAATATCTTGGCAAACCATGAGTATGTATATAAAGATTCAGGCAGTAAGCCTGCCAATTTTACTCATATGGATGCACAAAACCTTTATTTGAACGCTTTGAACATGCTACGTAAAGATGGCCATCAAGTTGCAATAAAGTACGGAGCAAAGAGGGAAGTGGGTGGTGGTAAATTATCGATGACTATTCGGATCGTTCAGCCAAATTCACCTCCAACAATTATTAATTTTGATCCGGGTCCAGCAGGGAGCACTGATAGGATTTATGACTACCATAAGTGGCAAGATTTGAGCAAGATGACCGGGTGCCCGCAGGGTGATATGAGCAAATCTTATAAGTATCAGGAAACAGTACTCTCCAAAGAGGTGAGCCTCTATCAGGTTGACCTTTGCTATACCGGGGGGAAGATTTTTTTGATCGATTTCTTAGTAAATCAGGGGTAA
- a CDS encoding CpaF family protein: MIGSKENYKLIRQELFSMLDAEAILRSNREDIIQDVSRAVSQVISRYNIPTSQRIHHAYTEAMVDELIGLGPLQKLVDDESISDIMVNGIDQIYIERNGILEPCHEVTFIDEDQLLHIAKRIASSVGRRVDESSPMCDARLADGSRVNIIIPPLAIDGTSMSIRKFKKSHLTLDMMMERGALNREMVQMLKIAARCRLNILVSGGTGAGKTTLLNALSQHITTTERVITIEDSAELKLVQPHVVRLETRVASIENTGKVTARDLVINALRMRPDRIIIGECRGAEAFEMLQAMNTGHDGSMSTLHANTPRDAFSRVSSMVMMSQDVNFPQQAINKQITDSVDMIVQVSRLPDGSRRITSISEVMGMEGDVPVIENIVEFVPDQIQADPDRIQGRFQFNGLLQRSVLRRKASYFGVAEELEQLNRTQRINI; this comes from the coding sequence ATGATCGGTTCAAAAGAAAATTACAAGCTTATTCGTCAGGAACTCTTCTCCATGCTGGATGCAGAGGCGATTTTGCGCAGTAATCGTGAAGATATCATTCAGGATGTGAGCCGGGCGGTGAGCCAGGTGATCAGCCGTTACAATATTCCGACCTCACAGCGGATTCATCACGCCTATACCGAGGCGATGGTCGATGAGCTTATTGGTTTGGGGCCTTTACAGAAGCTGGTGGATGATGAATCGATCTCCGACATCATGGTTAATGGAATCGATCAAATCTACATTGAGCGCAATGGGATCCTCGAGCCTTGCCATGAGGTGACCTTTATTGATGAAGATCAGTTGCTTCATATTGCCAAGCGTATCGCCTCAAGCGTTGGTCGCCGGGTCGATGAATCAAGCCCCATGTGTGATGCGCGCCTTGCTGATGGTAGCCGGGTCAATATCATCATTCCACCATTGGCAATCGATGGCACCAGTATGTCGATTCGAAAGTTTAAAAAGAGCCATCTTACTCTGGATATGATGATGGAGCGGGGCGCCCTGAACAGGGAGATGGTGCAGATGCTTAAAATCGCTGCCCGCTGTCGACTTAATATTCTGGTTTCAGGTGGAACTGGCGCAGGTAAAACTACACTGCTTAATGCATTGTCACAGCATATCACCACTACTGAGCGAGTGATCACCATTGAGGACTCAGCGGAACTTAAGCTGGTGCAACCCCATGTAGTGCGTCTTGAGACTCGGGTTGCCAGTATCGAAAATACCGGTAAGGTGACGGCGCGCGATCTGGTGATCAACGCTCTGCGTATGCGCCCCGATCGGATCATCATTGGTGAGTGTCGTGGTGCAGAAGCCTTTGAGATGTTACAGGCAATGAACACAGGCCACGATGGCTCCATGTCGACTCTGCATGCCAATACCCCACGTGATGCTTTTTCGCGTGTCTCTAGCATGGTGATGATGTCTCAGGATGTCAATTTCCCACAGCAGGCGATCAACAAGCAGATCACTGATTCGGTGGATATGATTGTGCAGGTCTCCCGTCTTCCTGATGGCAGCCGTCGCATCACCTCTATTTCAGAGGTGATGGGAATGGAGGGGGATGTCCCTGTGATTGAGAATATTGTGGAGTTTGTACCTGATCAGATTCAGGCCGATCCCGATCGCATCCAGGGGCGTTTCCAGTTTAATGGTTTGTTGCAACGCTCGGTACTGCGTCGCAAGGCGAGTTATTTTGGTGTAGCTGAAGAGCTTGAACAGCTTAACCGGACGCAACGGATCAATATCTGA
- a CDS encoding type II secretion system F family protein, with protein MQSDMSSDVEEVHESSFNLKALSKQSFLQRTWTSWGRGATTLLGPLGPVYLVVGSLVVTGVVATGTFWWIKLNLLAYSPLIFIVLLLASLAFCNKKRQSLFEQHFPNVLNITSSAMQSGESLSRALEHVVDSLHNFVGREFELVSSRLKVGEDPQVVFSRSYERNPYPSYRFFMVAIMMGINKGARLSEVMQQLSKVIYNKQKLEAKKRALTSEARISAKILFALPFIFMGVMAYMAPGNFKFVLHSSHASWLRWYIIGSEATGMLVIQWLMRRVK; from the coding sequence ATGCAATCAGATATGAGCAGTGATGTTGAAGAGGTACATGAAAGCAGCTTTAACCTCAAGGCCCTATCTAAGCAGTCTTTTTTACAACGAACCTGGACAAGTTGGGGGCGGGGAGCTACAACTTTGCTTGGGCCGTTGGGGCCTGTATATCTGGTTGTTGGTTCTTTAGTGGTGACAGGCGTAGTTGCTACTGGGACCTTTTGGTGGATAAAGCTCAACTTGCTTGCTTATTCACCATTGATCTTCATTGTATTACTGCTAGCTTCTTTAGCATTTTGTAATAAGAAACGGCAGAGCCTTTTTGAGCAGCATTTTCCAAACGTATTAAACATTACCAGTAGTGCAATGCAGTCCGGTGAATCTCTGTCTCGTGCTTTGGAGCATGTTGTCGACTCCCTGCATAATTTTGTGGGCCGAGAGTTTGAGCTGGTTAGCTCACGCCTCAAAGTAGGTGAGGATCCCCAAGTGGTTTTTTCCCGCTCTTATGAGCGTAATCCCTATCCTAGCTATCGCTTTTTTATGGTTGCAATCATGATGGGGATCAATAAGGGAGCGCGCCTCAGTGAAGTTATGCAACAGCTGAGTAAGGTGATCTACAACAAGCAGAAACTTGAAGCCAAAAAACGCGCTTTGACTTCTGAGGCTCGGATCTCTGCAAAAATCCTTTTTGCATTGCCATTTATTTTTATGGGGGTCATGGCATATATGGCACCCGGAAATTTTAAGTTTGTGCTACATAGCTCTCATGCCAGCTGGTTACGCTGGTACATTATTGGTAGTGAAGCTACAGGTATGTTAGTAATCCAGTGGCTGATGCGGAGAGTGAAATAG
- a CDS encoding type II secretion system F family protein, whose protein sequence is MKLYYLLIIFAGIAIFLVKVIHKLRLKRRYRAIFKDVESVKERKKSSLEIKISELNDKWISWRKEQKSVVSDKLIAAGFYNPIVHELYEPVRLGCAIIIPALFYFVFQIQMPAILLILAILFIPRIWIELRGKSVTEDISLSIPTLMELMAVSAQVGITIENTLGYLSAEMSQINKHLGYMLSRLENRVKLIGLEPALDEMNGHYKHPDILRFVSTLKQSSQFGASIYKPLLQQATELRELQLTRTEEKAGKLSAKMSVPLILFIMLPVLVLIVAPPFIQLMASGGLSGFIGS, encoded by the coding sequence ATGAAGCTATACTACCTTTTAATAATTTTTGCTGGTATCGCCATTTTTCTTGTCAAAGTCATTCATAAACTTCGCTTGAAGAGACGCTATCGGGCTATTTTTAAGGATGTTGAATCCGTAAAAGAGCGTAAAAAGAGCTCACTTGAGATTAAAATCTCTGAACTGAATGATAAATGGATTTCCTGGCGAAAAGAGCAGAAGAGTGTTGTCAGTGATAAGTTGATCGCCGCGGGATTTTATAACCCCATCGTACATGAGCTCTATGAACCGGTCCGACTAGGTTGTGCCATTATTATTCCTGCACTATTCTATTTTGTTTTTCAGATACAGATGCCAGCTATTCTTTTGATACTGGCGATTTTATTTATTCCGCGGATTTGGATAGAGCTGCGGGGTAAATCGGTGACAGAGGACATATCTCTAAGTATTCCAACATTGATGGAGCTAATGGCTGTTAGTGCTCAGGTGGGTATTACCATTGAGAATACTCTTGGTTATTTGAGCGCTGAAATGAGCCAGATAAACAAACATCTAGGCTATATGCTCTCCCGTCTGGAGAATCGAGTGAAATTGATCGGTCTTGAACCTGCCTTAGATGAGATGAATGGTCACTATAAACACCCGGATATCTTACGTTTTGTGAGTACATTGAAGCAAAGTTCGCAGTTTGGTGCCTCTATTTATAAACCTCTATTGCAGCAAGCCACTGAACTACGTGAGCTACAGTTAACCAGGACCGAAGAGAAAGCGGGTAAACTTTCAGCTAAGATGAGTGTGCCTCTAATCTTATTTATTATGTTACCTGTTTTGGTGTTGATTGTTGCCCCACCATTTATTCAATTAATGGCATCCGGTGGGTTATCTGGTTTTATTGGATCATAG
- a CDS encoding TadE/TadG family type IV pilus assembly protein — protein MLFVRSEKGVAAIMFAIMAPVLFGFLFLAIEGTRYVQDKTRLADASEQAAVAASVLDMPPVGQDQDYKKIAVNVINSFIPELQLNSKSKSISVIRKGWRCRGYQCTKVDESDELHVDHRTYQVNSQLTFTSWLQGGNIIPGFEKNIVIGNQGLSISQVGRGAPTDLMLAIDGSGSMKGFGDQMKESIQKLITTFRAEPDIYSGISLGTTTFNSIAYRFKNGKGKPLQYFDIAHDYNNYHWWDDWRLYRTALIDNLFTYPWKDNARQVSWHKGYQSIPLVGYDPKSAYQKVWDQVDEYNDLDGSTTVANGVISAAQELDKAAKTYAKDKGHHQIIALISDTYDNTNGWAMSSLQDPSCKTDRSNLDNCMCNKIRDTLIKDGSKSSVIYLFYYGKSMSKIQARNCYDKVFHVQGDLSDLAKEIAGSVRSTTLGDIHFRYDKQFVNQ, from the coding sequence ATGCTTTTTGTTCGCTCTGAAAAGGGGGTGGCAGCCATAATGTTTGCTATTATGGCACCAGTACTTTTTGGGTTCTTGTTCCTTGCAATTGAGGGGACTCGTTATGTGCAGGATAAAACACGACTAGCGGATGCAAGTGAACAAGCGGCTGTTGCAGCATCAGTTTTAGATATGCCTCCGGTTGGACAGGATCAAGATTACAAAAAAATTGCTGTAAATGTGATTAATTCATTTATTCCAGAGCTACAGTTAAACTCTAAATCCAAATCAATTTCTGTGATAAGAAAAGGGTGGCGTTGTCGTGGCTATCAATGTACTAAAGTCGATGAAAGTGATGAGCTTCATGTGGACCATCGAACTTATCAGGTCAACTCCCAGCTTACATTCACTAGTTGGCTTCAGGGAGGAAATATCATTCCTGGATTTGAAAAGAACATCGTTATTGGTAATCAGGGACTATCAATTTCTCAAGTTGGGAGAGGAGCTCCAACGGACTTAATGCTTGCCATCGATGGATCGGGTAGCATGAAAGGATTTGGAGATCAGATGAAAGAGTCTATTCAAAAGTTAATAACTACCTTCAGAGCAGAACCAGATATATATTCAGGTATTAGTCTTGGGACTACCACATTTAACTCTATTGCATACAGGTTTAAAAATGGTAAAGGGAAACCTTTACAGTATTTTGATATTGCGCATGATTATAATAATTACCATTGGTGGGACGATTGGAGGCTTTATAGAACAGCATTAATTGATAACTTATTTACCTATCCTTGGAAAGATAATGCAAGGCAAGTTTCGTGGCATAAAGGATATCAATCAATACCACTGGTTGGCTATGATCCAAAAAGTGCGTATCAAAAGGTATGGGATCAAGTCGACGAATATAATGATTTAGATGGTTCAACAACTGTTGCTAATGGTGTCATTAGTGCTGCTCAAGAGTTAGATAAAGCAGCGAAAACATATGCTAAAGATAAAGGTCATCATCAAATAATTGCTTTAATAAGTGATACATATGATAATACTAATGGTTGGGCAATGAGTAGTCTCCAAGATCCATCTTGTAAGACAGATAGGAGTAATTTAGATAATTGTATGTGTAATAAAATCAGAGATACTCTTATCAAAGATGGTTCTAAGAGCTCTGTAATATATTTGTTTTATTACGGCAAGAGTATGAGTAAAATACAGGCTAGAAATTGTTATGATAAGGTTTTTCATGTTCAAGGCGATCTTTCAGATCTAGCAAAAGAGATCGCAGGCTCTGTCCGAAGCACTACTTTAGGTGATATTCATTTCCGCTATGATAAGCAGTTTGTAAATCAATAA
- a CDS encoding tetratricopeptide repeat protein, producing MKRWIALFVLSGLLTGCVLPPQGGQGSGSGAKQPQASDLAQQEQILVKSKNYPGLIAFYGQQLKSQDTSLTRIKLAKAYMAIDDPDSAMFYLKPLLADSKSPLYPEVLLRQGEALLAKREYRAAITELKKAAQYKEQAPEAYNLLGLAEAGRKHYKTARSMFEQARLRHYNDFKVINNLAFLDIAEGKYQAAINKLQPLFNSGMTNQTVIANLVIALIKVGRDDDAKAVLGKNYSSLQFDAMKRALGSTKH from the coding sequence ATGAAACGCTGGATAGCTTTGTTTGTACTTTCGGGCTTACTAACAGGTTGCGTCTTACCTCCCCAAGGTGGGCAAGGGAGTGGGTCCGGAGCTAAGCAGCCGCAGGCTAGTGATCTTGCTCAGCAAGAGCAGATCCTGGTGAAATCCAAAAACTATCCCGGTCTGATCGCCTTTTATGGGCAGCAACTCAAGAGCCAGGATACTTCGTTGACCCGGATCAAGCTTGCTAAAGCCTACATGGCAATAGATGATCCAGATTCGGCGATGTTTTATCTCAAGCCTCTGCTGGCAGATAGTAAATCCCCCCTCTATCCGGAAGTTCTGCTGCGCCAGGGGGAGGCACTCTTAGCAAAGCGCGAATATCGCGCGGCAATTACTGAGCTTAAAAAAGCAGCGCAATATAAAGAGCAGGCCCCTGAAGCCTATAACCTGTTGGGCCTTGCCGAGGCTGGCCGTAAACACTATAAAACGGCTCGCTCAATGTTTGAACAGGCCAGGCTTCGCCATTACAACGACTTTAAGGTGATTAATAACCTGGCGTTTCTCGATATAGCCGAAGGAAAGTACCAGGCTGCGATTAATAAGCTGCAGCCGCTGTTCAACAGTGGGATGACCAACCAAACAGTAATCGCTAATCTGGTGATTGCTCTGATCAAGGTGGGTCGGGATGATGATGCCAAGGCCGTGTTGGGTAAAAACTATTCATCTTTGCAATTTGATGCGATGAAACGCGCCCTGGGGTCAACAAAACATTGA
- a CDS encoding two component system response regulator has translation MKILIVDDHTLIADGIRNFIETYSGESDWSVVGHIDNGLEVYGACQEMSPDLLLTDLGLPGMDGIDVIRRVSKRWPELPILCISAHSEMNKLQGALKAGAKGYILKKSSQQTLLNAIREVSEGRVFVDPEFGVDPTELMNTEDLEESFGLTPREKQILKLISEGKRNNDIADTLNIGVKTVRTHRLNLMRKLGAHNATELVHWALRLGL, from the coding sequence TTGAAAATTCTTATTGTAGATGATCACACCTTGATCGCGGATGGGATCAGAAATTTTATTGAGACCTACAGCGGTGAGTCTGACTGGAGTGTAGTCGGCCATATTGATAATGGATTGGAAGTATATGGGGCATGTCAGGAGATGTCCCCCGATCTGTTATTAACGGATCTTGGGTTGCCGGGGATGGATGGGATCGATGTGATCCGGCGGGTGAGCAAGCGCTGGCCTGAGCTGCCGATCCTCTGCATCTCGGCCCACTCTGAGATGAATAAACTTCAGGGGGCATTGAAAGCAGGGGCAAAGGGCTACATCCTGAAAAAAAGCTCCCAGCAGACTCTGCTCAATGCGATCCGTGAGGTGAGCGAAGGACGGGTATTTGTCGATCCTGAATTTGGGGTCGATCCAACTGAGTTGATGAATACCGAGGATCTGGAGGAGAGCTTTGGGCTAACTCCCAGAGAGAAGCAGATCTTAAAGCTTATCAGTGAGGGCAAACGAAATAATGATATTGCCGACACACTGAACATAGGAGTGAAGACAGTCCGCACCCACCGACTCAACTTGATGCGAAAGCTTGGGGCTCATAATGCGACAGAACTCGTCCATTGGGCGTTGCGACTGGGCCTTTAA
- a CDS encoding hybrid sensor histidine kinase/response regulator yields the protein MIESKIAHSLGVRLTVLVVLLVSIFWIIAYVALIMGSDRLYASDYIHRINELRASSISAHFRSVENDVGSLSRDLIDFRDVKHISLLPISHGSTRFIPFWNSKNESQTMHYAQLIARGIKASPFSYIGGFIIYDDDWLLLQSSSGPEFIHQPKLAQFFTSLWKVTPNSRGYYWGRPHYDPLLKFYWVPVARKIMSLSGKPVLVGVFFPLSRETKMLESYNGVLTSRSGNILLGSHSLINGIGLSELLAKERAQEDRSWFSAGRFVSSSTLQGPPWLLIGIRQLSAVNQSELRAHLMHVGTLPYILIPLLLLMLSLLLILHLRLVRPLRRFTQIIRDTGGRIFSSAFQLSERTS from the coding sequence ATGATTGAGTCCAAAATTGCCCATTCTCTTGGGGTGCGTCTCACAGTTTTGGTTGTGTTACTTGTCTCCATTTTTTGGATCATCGCTTATGTGGCTCTTATTATGGGATCTGACAGGCTATATGCATCTGACTATATCCATAGGATCAATGAGTTAAGGGCTTCGAGTATCAGTGCTCATTTCAGGAGTGTTGAAAATGATGTAGGCTCATTGAGTCGGGATCTTATTGATTTTAGGGATGTGAAGCATATTTCACTTTTGCCGATCTCGCATGGTTCGACTCGATTTATTCCTTTTTGGAATAGCAAGAATGAATCACAAACCATGCACTATGCTCAATTGATCGCCAGAGGGATCAAAGCATCACCCTTTAGCTATATTGGAGGTTTTATCATCTATGATGATGACTGGTTATTACTGCAGTCATCTTCTGGTCCCGAATTTATTCATCAGCCGAAACTTGCTCAATTTTTTACCTCACTGTGGAAGGTTACCCCTAACTCTCGTGGTTATTATTGGGGGAGACCTCATTATGATCCCCTGTTAAAATTTTACTGGGTACCGGTTGCTCGAAAAATCATGAGCTTGTCGGGTAAGCCTGTATTAGTCGGAGTTTTTTTTCCCCTGAGTCGTGAGACTAAGATGTTAGAGTCTTACAATGGGGTTTTAACTTCGCGCTCCGGAAATATATTACTGGGCTCTCACAGCTTGATTAATGGTATTGGGCTTTCAGAGCTATTAGCAAAAGAGCGAGCTCAGGAGGACAGAAGCTGGTTTTCTGCCGGGCGCTTTGTATCCAGCTCAACGCTCCAGGGGCCGCCCTGGTTGCTTATTGGGATCCGCCAGCTATCAGCTGTTAATCAAAGTGAACTCAGGGCTCATTTGATGCATGTCGGTACGCTGCCCTATATCTTGATCCCGCTTTTGCTGCTGATGCTCAGCTTGTTGCTTATTCTTCATCTGAGATTAGTTCGGCCTCTTCGGCGATTTACTCAGATTATTCGTGATACCGGGGGGAGGATTTTCAGCAGCGCCTTCCAACTCAGCGAAAGGACGAGCTAG
- a CDS encoding ATP-binding protein produces MIRRTRALSLLKDKAETEAKSRRQRLSFLTHEVKTPLNGVMGALELLSSKIQDTEQHDLLKTALICSESLMEMVDNYLDFDSSDMGKLELSEQPTRLFDLIDQVMQIVSNKALMKGLSLSTLVNADVPFELSLDPHRYRQILVNLLGNAIKFTDTGEIRVIVSVLSGQLRVSIADTGCGISADKLPFIFEPFVRDRREVIGTGLGLSIAKSLSKLMAGDIRVTSQVGVGSVFTLNVPIKGAQYQTLSTKQVSSPLWLCEQLIAWGISCQTEPDELPSQWPAELRYLPGELWKRLSSGSQEHVSQKRALSYQQRTLHVLVVDDIQTNLTIMQRMLQALGHKVTCCLSGREALELCEEALFDLVLMDIRMPEMDGFETCVRFKADDSAVLDPDCPVIAVTASSHGGLKHRLNEVGMLDFIQKPVSMECLSSVLDKVISYQLERGIELALNSKLDKPLLLDPGLKEELQLQLKELLKQLTHAIELGEVKMAESLTHAMKGAAGQGGEMMLHDKLGGIEIMMRQGKLKFEDELKQIGRLINKILI; encoded by the coding sequence GTGATCCGCCGGACCAGGGCTTTGTCTCTACTCAAGGATAAGGCAGAGACTGAGGCGAAATCACGCCGACAGCGATTAAGCTTTTTGACCCACGAGGTAAAAACTCCCCTCAATGGGGTGATGGGCGCGCTGGAGTTACTCAGTAGTAAGATTCAGGATACAGAGCAGCATGATCTTCTTAAAACCGCGCTGATCTGCTCAGAGTCTCTGATGGAGATGGTGGATAACTACCTGGACTTTGATTCGAGTGATATGGGAAAGCTTGAGCTCAGTGAGCAACCGACCCGGTTATTTGATCTCATCGATCAAGTGATGCAGATCGTGAGTAATAAGGCACTGATGAAAGGTTTGTCCCTGAGTACTTTAGTTAATGCTGATGTACCCTTCGAACTCAGTCTTGATCCCCATCGGTACCGGCAGATTCTGGTGAACCTATTGGGTAATGCCATTAAGTTTACCGATACAGGAGAGATCCGGGTCATAGTGTCTGTCCTGTCCGGACAGCTGCGGGTTTCAATAGCAGATACCGGATGTGGGATCTCAGCGGATAAGCTTCCTTTTATCTTTGAGCCTTTTGTTCGTGATCGCAGGGAGGTGATAGGTACTGGATTGGGTCTGTCTATTGCCAAGAGTCTCTCAAAGCTGATGGCAGGTGATATCAGGGTAACCAGCCAGGTTGGGGTTGGCTCCGTATTTACCCTGAATGTACCGATCAAAGGAGCTCAATATCAAACTCTCAGTACGAAGCAGGTTAGCTCTCCGCTGTGGCTATGTGAGCAATTAATAGCCTGGGGTATATCCTGTCAGACTGAGCCAGATGAGTTGCCGTCCCAGTGGCCCGCAGAGCTTCGCTATCTACCGGGAGAGCTCTGGAAAAGATTAAGCTCGGGCTCACAGGAGCATGTCAGCCAAAAGCGAGCTCTCTCTTATCAGCAACGTACTTTGCATGTATTGGTAGTCGATGATATTCAGACCAATCTGACAATCATGCAGCGCATGCTTCAGGCGTTAGGGCACAAGGTAACTTGTTGCCTCAGTGGTCGGGAGGCTTTAGAACTTTGTGAAGAGGCTCTGTTTGATCTGGTTTTGATGGATATTCGTATGCCAGAGATGGATGGTTTTGAAACTTGTGTCCGATTTAAGGCCGACGATAGTGCTGTGTTGGACCCTGACTGCCCTGTGATTGCTGTTACAGCAAGCTCTCACGGAGGATTAAAACATCGACTCAATGAGGTCGGTATGTTGGATTTTATTCAAAAACCTGTATCTATGGAGTGCCTGAGCAGTGTTTTGGACAAAGTGATTAGTTATCAGCTAGAACGAGGCATTGAACTGGCCTTGAACTCAAAATTGGATAAGCCTCTGTTGCTTGATCCGGGATTAAAGGAAGAGCTACAGCTTCAACTTAAGGAGTTACTGAAGCAGTTAACCCATGCCATAGAGTTGGGTGAGGTAAAAATGGCTGAGAGTCTTACTCACGCAATGAAAGGAGCAGCAGGCCAGGGAGGGGAGATGATGCTACATGATAAGTTGGGAGGGATAGAGATAATGATGAGACAGGGTAAATTAAAGTTTGAAGATGAACTGAAACAGATCGGTCGATTAATTAACAAGATTTTAATCTGA